Proteins from a genomic interval of Trifolium pratense cultivar HEN17-A07 linkage group LG6, ARS_RC_1.1, whole genome shotgun sequence:
- the LOC123892012 gene encoding F-box protein CPR1-like produces the protein MVKKNRILLENKSTHSHRDLRMAHVFLSDDLIVQVLSLLTIKSLMRFKSVSKQWKTLISDPTFVKLHLHVEHQKNIWFRIWNPATKTISKRLRSSFGYLTPLRYTFCYDNSTTTYKVVVLFPTHQVKILNLRDNSWRTISSFPPFHHVTPSSRIVNQGVYLSGTVNWFAIQTDLSIDYYHHRKDITVDQFVIISLDLATETYMKLSPPRGVDEVPHFEPIITVLMDCLCFSHTLNLTHFVIWKMTEFGVEQSWTQFLKISYQNLQVDIRFGQYGELRFYQLIPLCLSENGHTLIFENSVSSQLILYDLRDNRAEVTCDNKINWFLAKNYVESVASIC, from the exons ATGGTT AAAA AAAATAGGATTCTCTTAGAAAATAAGAGCACACACAGTCACAGAGACTTAAGAATGGCGCATGTATTCCTCTCCGATGATCTTATTGTCCAAGTCCTATCACTTCTTACTATCAAATCTCTTATGCGTTTCAAGTCTGTCAGCAAGCAATGGAAAACACTCATCTCCGATCCCACATTCGTCAAACTACACCTTCA TGTTGAACATCAAAAAAACATTTGGTTCCGTATTTGGAACCCGGCCACCAAGACAATATCTAAACGATTAAGATCTAGCTTTGGATATCTTACACCACTTAGATACACATTTTGTTATGATAATTCAACTACAACTTATAAGGTGGTTGTCTTGTTTCCTACTCATcaggttaaaattttaaatttgaggGATAATAGTTGGAGAACAATTTCAAGCTTTCCTCCATTTCACCATGTTACTCCTAGCTCTAGAATTGTGAATCAAGGAGTGTATTTGAGTGGCACGGTTAATTGGTTTGCTATTCAAACTGATTTGAGTATTGATTATTATCATCATCGGAAGGATATAACTGTTGACCAATTTGTGATTATTTCTCTTGATCTTGCTACGGAGACATATATGAAATTGTCACCCCCTCGCGGTGTTGATGAAGTTCCACATTTTGAACCAATTATTACTGTGTTGATGGATTGTCTTTGTTTTTCTCACACTCTCAACTTAACTCATTTTGTTATATGGAAAATGACAGAATTTGGAGTTGAACAGTCTTGGACTCAATTCCTCAAAATCAGTTATCAGAATCTTCAAGTAGATATTAGGTTTGGTCAGTATGGTGAGCTGAGATTTTATCAATTAATCCCATTATGTCTTTCAGAAAATGGTCATACGCTGATATTTGAAAACTCTGTAAGTAGCCAACTAATTCTCTATGATTTGAGAGATAACAGAGCAGAGGTAACAtgtgataataaaataaattggttTTTAGCCAAGAATTATGTTGAAAGTGTGGCTTCAATTTGTTGA
- the LOC123892013 gene encoding beta-glucosidase 13-like, with protein sequence KMVQLSLDISKSIAAILFLLLLSNIPAEVQGYPFLKHKSTHHDFSVSQIREATTTSPYDSILKFVNSSNFPNRASFPNGFLFGAGSSALQIEGGCHEGGRGLGIWDDIVFNQNKGGYGDSDKFATKIEHYKRYKEDVQHLKRLGVNSYRMSISWNRIMPDGTLKGGINQEGINFYNNLINELLRNGIEPFVGIMHFDYPLDLKQKFGGFLNRSIVKYYKEYSEFLFKTYGDRVKHWTTFNEAEVVAIYQFMFNIDHISTDQSCQNTKICTQSYIILHNFLLAHATTSKLYRTKFQAIQGGEIGLALSAGRYVPYSSKSEDVIATQRLMDFYWGWVLDPLFHGDYPKIMKKLVGNRLPKFTKKEKHMLKGSADFVGINYYTSHFARHEPNRTKIMYDNYDALAVSETINAEGNSLGYKDQYGWIDVYPEGLYNMLVYIKKKYKNPKIYITENGTPSSKLPNPLRDEHRIAYVAAHINATKLAIDDGVNVRGYFVWSAFDTFEFQGGYSGNWGLYHVDFNDSLKRIPTDTAKWYSKYLTHNLIEKN encoded by the exons AAAATGGTTCAATTATCTTTGGACATTTCTAAATCCATTGCTGCAATCTTGTTCCTTCTTTTGCTTTCCAACATTCCCGCTGAAGTACAAGGat ATCCTTTTCTCAAGCATAAATCAACACATCATGACTTCTCAGTTTCACAG ATTAGAGAAGCAACTACGACTAGTCCATACGATTCCATATTGAAATTTGTAAATTCTTCAAACTTTCCAAATCGGGCATCATTTCCAAATGGGTTTTTGTTTGGCGCCGGATCTTCTGCCCTTCAG ATCGAAGGAGGATGTCATGAAGGAGGAAGAGGACTTGGTATATGGGATGACATAGTTTTTAACCAAAATAAAG GTGGATATGGAGATTCTGATAAATTCGCAACAAAGATTGAACATTACAAGCGATATAAG GAGGATGTGCAACATTTGAAGAGGCTTGGAGTGAATTCTTACAGAATGTCAATATCTTGGAATAGAATAATGCCAG ATGGAACTTTGAAAGGAGGTATAAATCAAGAAGGCATCAACTTTTACAACAATTTAATCAATGAGTTATTAAGAAATG GTATTGAACCATTTGTGGGTATTATGCACTTTGACTATCCATTGGATCTTAAACAGAAGTTTGGTGGCTTCTTAAATCGCTCCATCGT GAAATATTACAAGGAGTATagtgaatttttattcaaaacctATGGAGATAGAGTAAAACATTGGACTACATTCAATGAGGCAGAAGTTGTAGCTATATATCAATTCATGTTCAACATTGATCATATATCTACTGATCAGTCATgccaaaatactaaaatatgtACACAATCATATATTATACTTCATAACTTCCTCTTAGCCCATGCTACAACATCAAAGTTATACAGAACAAAATTCCAA GCGATACAAGGGGGGGAAATAGGACTTGCTCTTTCAGCAGGAAGATATGTTCCATATAGTTCAAAATCAGAGGATGTGATTGCTACTCAAAGACTAATGGATTTCTATTGGGGATG GGTTTTAGATCCATTATTCCATGGGGATTAtccaaaaataatgaaaaagctAGTAGGGAATAGACTACCCAAATTCACTAAAAAGGAGAAACATATGTTAAAAGGAAGCGCAGATTTTGTTGGGATCAATTATTATACTTCACATTTTGCTAGACATGAACCAAACAGAACCAAGATAATGTATGACAATTATGATGCATTAGCTGTTTCAGAAA CTATTAACGCAGAAGGAAATTCCCTTGGTTATAAG GATCAATATGGTTGGATCGATGTTTACCCCGAAGGATTATATAATATGCTAGTCTACATTAAGAAAAAGtacaaaaatcccaaaatttaCATCACTGAAAATG GTACTCCTTCTTCAAAACTCCCAAATCCATTGAGGGACGAACACCGAATAGCTTATGTTGCCGCACATATAAATGCTACCAAATTAGCAATTGA TGATGGCGTGAACGTACGTGGTTACTTTGTGTGGTCAGCATTTGATACATTTGAATTTCAAGGGGGATATTCAGGAAATTGGGGGCTTTATCATGTTGACTTTAATGACAGTCTCAAGCGTATACCTACTGATACAGCTAAATGGTATAGCAAATATTTGACACACAATTTGATTGAGAAAAACTAA
- the LOC123893274 gene encoding probable inactive dual specificity protein phosphatase-like At4g18593 — MAETSISESETTTKTQLIYRCKKCRRIVASEENIVSHERGKGESSFKWNKRSSESWENGKQPVDCTSIFVEPMKWMQAVQDGEVEEKLVCIGCKARLGYFNWAGMQCSCGAWINPAFQLQKSKLDECYM, encoded by the exons ATGGCTGAAACTAGTATCTCTGAGTCAGAAACCACAACCAAAACTCAACTTATATACCGGTGTAAGAAATGCAGAAGAATTGTTGCTTCAGAGGAGAATATAGTTTCTCATGAGCGTGGAAAAGGTGAATCAAGCTTCAAGTGGAATAAGAGAAGCAGTGAATCCTGGGAAAATGGAAAACAACCAGTTGATTGCACCTCAATATTTGTTGAACCCATGAAGTGGATGCAAGCAG TGCAAGATGGTGAAGTGGAGGAGAAACTTGTATGTATAGGTTGTAAAGCTCGTTTGGGTTACTTCAACTGGGCTGGCATGCAGTGCAGCTGTGGAGCCTGGATCAACCCTGCTTTTCAGCTACAAAAAAGCAAATTAGATGAGTGCTATATGTAA